One window of Desulfobacca acetoxidans DSM 11109 genomic DNA carries:
- a CDS encoding Crp/Fnr family transcriptional regulator yields the protein MGLIRLLSTTTPFANLDEQQLAGVLTCCEQQEFPRGSVIYQQNTPARHMYIILDGMVSLDDVVDDETIISYERRGPKGIIGIGSMLGLKLYSLTAACIEPSSVIAIDVPELEKIFDQDYQVGFKVMSEVAYIYFQRYERAKTRLYNVFKEIPVRLVCREPV from the coding sequence ATGGGCCTCATACGATTGTTATCAACCACCACACCCTTCGCCAATTTGGATGAACAGCAACTGGCCGGTGTGCTAACCTGCTGTGAGCAGCAGGAATTTCCAAGGGGCTCGGTCATTTATCAACAGAACACCCCAGCCCGTCACATGTACATTATCCTGGATGGTATGGTCAGTTTGGACGATGTGGTCGATGATGAGACAATTATTTCGTATGAGCGCCGCGGTCCCAAAGGGATAATCGGCATCGGTTCTATGCTGGGTCTGAAACTTTATTCCCTCACAGCAGCCTGTATTGAACCTTCTTCAGTTATCGCAATCGACGTTCCGGAGTTGGAAAAAATTTTCGATCAGGATTATCAGGTGGGGTTTAAGGTAATGTCAGAGGTAGCCTATATTTATTTTCAGCGGTATGAGAGGGCCAAGACGAGGCTCTATAATGTTTTCAAAGAAATTCCAGTCCGTTTGGTCTGTCGCGAACCGGTTTAA